In Candidatus Rokuibacteriota bacterium, the genomic stretch TGCGTGGCGGGCGGCCTCGAGAATCAGCTCGAAGTGCTCGCGCGGGACCTCGTAGGGGCCGAAGGCGCGGTTCGTCATCCGGCTTCGGACGACCTCCATGAAGGCGTTATAGCGGGTCACGTTGTTGAAGGCCTCTCGCTCGGCGAGCGCGCGTTCGGCCATGGCGCGTACCTCCAGCTAGCCGGCCGCCTTCCGCACCACCCGTTTGGCCTTCAGCTCGTACCGGGGCAGGCTCTTGGCGGAAACGGGGACGACCTCGATCCGGATGCCGAGCCCAGCGCGGAGGCGCTCCCGGATCTCCTGCACGGTCTCGGCCGGTGCGGCGTCAACCTCGACAAGCAGCCGGAGCTCGTCCATCTCCGCCCGTTTATACACTTCGATCAGAAACTCGTCAACGGACGGGAACTCGCGCACGATGCCCTCGATGGCCGAGGGGAAGACGTTGACACCGCGGACGATCAGCATGTCGTCGAGACGGCCCAGGATCCCCCCTTCGAGGCGGAGAAAGCTGCGGCCGCAGACGCACGGCGCCCCCGCGACTCGGACCCGGTCTCCGCTGCGGTAGCGGAAGAGCGGTGAACCCGCCCGCCCGAGGTTGGTCAGGACCAGCTCCCCCTCTGCTGCCGCGGCGCCGGTTGCTGGATCGATCACCTCGGCGATGAACTCTGACTCGTTGACATGGAGGCCAGCCTGCGCCACGCACTCGTACCCGTAGGCGCCCATCTCGGTCATCCCGGAGTGGTCGAAGGCTCTGGCGCCCCACCCGTCCTCGATGCGTCGGCGCACCGCAGGGATCCCCGCCCCCGGCTCCCCCGCGTGCACCGTGACGCGCACGGGGAGCTTGCTGGGCTCGATCCCCCGCCCGCGCGCCACCTCCAGGAGGTGGAGCGCGTAGGATGGCGTGCAGACCAGCACGCTGGCGCCGAGCGCCTCCATCCAGGCCAGGCGCGTGACCGAGTCCTGGCCGCCCCCGGGAATGACGAGCGCGCCCAGGGCCCGTGCGCCCTCGAAGCCCGCCCAGAAGCCGATGAAGAGGCCGAAGGAGAACGGGAAGAAGACCCGGTCCGACGGCATCACGCCCGCGCCGCGGAAGACGAAGCCCCAGCAGCGGGCCCACCACTCCCAGGACTCCTGGGTCTCGAGCCAGCGGATCGGCTGGCCGGTGCTCCCCGACGTCTGGTGAACCCGAACATAGCGCTCCAGCGGGTAGGTCAGGTTGCTGCCGAACGGCGGATGCTCGGCCTGGTCGGCGACCAGCTCGGCCTTGGTGGTGAACGGCAGCCTGAAGAAGTCGTCCCACGAGCGGAGGTCGTCTGCCGAGCGGACTCCTGCAGCTTGCCACTTCCGCCTGACAAAGGGATTCGCGGGGAAGACCTCGCGGCCGACGGCCTTCAGCCGCTCCCACTGGTGGGCGCGGAGCCGCTCGGCCGGAAGCGTCTCAAGCGCCCGATCGAAGAAGGGAACCTCAGCGGGGTTGATTGTGTTGTCCCTACGACGCTACTTCAGTGCGCCAATCCAATTGACGATGGCGGCCCCCAATCCCGGTCCGCCGTATCAAAGCTGGCCATCTCCGAAATGTGATTGTGACCGTTCAACCAGATGAAGCGCGGACACTTGCCGTCGCGCTTGCACACAAGTTGCGCGAGTTCCAGGCTCTGGGTGGCGAGAAACACCGGGTCCAGCTCGGCCATGGCGATGAAGAGCGGCACCTTGCCCTTGCCCACGTGGGTGAGGGGGGAGCGATTCGCAAATTGACTCTCGTCCTTGCCGAAGTAGGCCGCCACGTTGGGCGCCAAGCCCTCCTTGGTG encodes the following:
- a CDS encoding phenylacetate--CoA ligase family protein; protein product: MNPAEVPFFDRALETLPAERLRAHQWERLKAVGREVFPANPFVRRKWQAAGVRSADDLRSWDDFFRLPFTTKAELVADQAEHPPFGSNLTYPLERYVRVHQTSGSTGQPIRWLETQESWEWWARCWGFVFRGAGVMPSDRVFFPFSFGLFIGFWAGFEGARALGALVIPGGGQDSVTRLAWMEALGASVLVCTPSYALHLLEVARGRGIEPSKLPVRVTVHAGEPGAGIPAVRRRIEDGWGARAFDHSGMTEMGAYGYECVAQAGLHVNESEFIAEVIDPATGAAAAEGELVLTNLGRAGSPLFRYRSGDRVRVAGAPCVCGRSFLRLEGGILGRLDDMLIVRGVNVFPSAIEGIVREFPSVDEFLIEVYKRAEMDELRLLVEVDAAPAETVQEIRERLRAGLGIRIEVVPVSAKSLPRYELKAKRVVRKAAG